Proteins found in one Kluyveromyces marxianus DMKU3-1042 DNA, complete genome, chromosome 2 genomic segment:
- the FRS1 gene encoding phenylalanine--tRNA ligase subunit beta: MPTISVNKKQLFELLGKNYTNEEFDELCFEFGVELDEDTTEEALKNGEEPELKIEIGANRYDLLCIEGIAQSLNEFLGRAETPEYKLSKPTTKLYIEEPTSQIRSYACAAILRNLTFTEANYASFISLQDKLHSNLCRNRTLVAIGTHDLDTIKGPFHYRAQKPTDIKFVPLNQTKEYNGAELIELYKQPEQKNNLGRFVHIIENSPVYPVIYDDNGVVCSLPPLINSEHSKITLDTKNVFIEVTATDRTKAEIVLEQIVAMFSRYCAEQFTVEPVEIVSEHNNESRITPNVKPRTMDVKVDYINSCLGLTLSPEEISKYLKKLSLKATPSAEDKNILHVDIPITRSDILHPCDIMEDAAIGYGYNSLPKGNQLSNANFVASPLPINKISDILRIASSQASWLEVLPLTLCSHDENFKNLRIEDDNTKAVKLANPKTLEYQVVRTSLLPGILKTVKENRKHSLPIKVFETGDIVLKDDKLERKAFNQRHWGAIYVGKTASFEIIQGLLGKIMQTFRTQWLPDYGANSTGRGYWIEKDESLKTYFPGRGAKIMFRHKEGEQAKEIGHIGVLHPEVMINFDIPYAGSYVELNAEAFL; the protein is encoded by the coding sequence ATGCCTACTATCTCTGTAAACAAGAAGCAGTTATTCGAATTGTTGGGGAAGAACTACACCaatgaagaatttgatgaacTATGTTTCGAATTTGGTGTTGAATTAGATGAAGACACTACCGAAGAagctttgaagaatggtGAAGAACCGGAATtaaaaattgaaattggtGCTAACCGTTATGATTTACTTTGTATTGAAGGTATCGCCCAATCTTTAAACGAATTCTTGGGTAGAGCTGAAACTCCTGAATACAAATTAAGCAAGCCAACTACCAAACTCTACATCGAGGAACCAACTTCCCAAATCAGAAGTTACGCATGTGCTGCCATCTTGAGAAACTTGACTTTCACCGAAGCTAACTATGCTTCTTTCATTTCTCTACAAGATAAGCTTCACTCTAACTTATGTAGAAACAGAACTTTGGTTGCTATTGGTACTCACGATTTGGATACTATTAAGGGTCCTTTCCATTACAGAGCTCAAAAGCCAACTGACATTAAGTTCGTCCCTCTCAATCAGACCAAAGAGTACAATGGTGCTGAGTTGATTGAATTGTACAAGCAAccagaacaaaagaataacTTGGGACGTTTTGTTCATATCATTGAGAATTCTCCAGTTTACCCAGTTATCTATGACGATAACGGTGTCGTTTGTTCTCTACCACCTTTGATTAACTCTGAGCACTCGAAGATTACTTTAGACACCAAAAATGTCTTCATTGAAGTCACTGCTACCGATAGAACAAAGGCTGAAATCGTGTTGGAACAAATTGTCGCGATGTTCTCTCGTTACTGTGCAGAACAATTTACTGTTGAACCAGTGGAAATTGTTTCTGAACACAACAATGAATCAAGGATTACTCCAAATGTTAAGCCAAGAACTATGGATGTTAAGGTGGACTACATAAACTCTTGTCTAGGACTCACTCTTTCTCCAGAggaaatttcaaaatacttgaaaaagTTATCTTTGAAAGCAACTCCATCCGCAGAAGACAAGAACATCTTACATGTTGACATTCCAATTACCAGATCTGATATTCTTCATCCATGTGATATTATGGAGGATGCTGCTATTGGTTATGGTTACAACAGTTTGCCAAAGGGTAACCAATTGTCTAATGCAAACTTTGTTGCATCACCATTGCCTATCAACAAAATCTCTGATATTCTAAGGATCGCTTCCTCTCAAGCTTCATGGTTAGAAGTTTTGCCATTAACGCTTTGTTCCCATgatgaaaacttcaaaaacttaaggattgaagatgataacACAAAGGCTGTTAAATTAGCTAACCCAAAGACCTTAGAATACCAAGTTGTGAGAACTAGTTTATTGCCAGGTATCCTGAAAACTGTTAAGGAAAACAGAAAGCATTCCTTGCCAATCAAGGTCTTTGAAACTGGTGATATCGTCCTAAAGGATGATAAGCtagaaagaaaagcttTCAATCAACGTCATTGGGGTGCCATTTACGTTGGTAAAACCGCGTCGTTTGAAATCATACAAGGTCTACTAGGAAAAATCATGCAAACTTTCAGAACTCAGTGGCTTCCTGATTACGGTGCAAACTCAACAGGTAGAGGTTATTGGATTGAAAAGGATGAATCATTGAAGACTTACTTCCCAGGTAGAGGCGCTAAAATCATGTTTAGACACAAGGAAGGTGAACAAGCTAAGGAAATTGGCCACATTGGTGTTTTGCACCCCGAAGTTATGATTAATTTTGATATCCCTTATGCTGGTTCTTACGTCGAGCTTAATGCTGAGGCTTTCTTATAG
- the MIL1 gene encoding Mil1p, translating to MAKGKEKDGEEDLGFALKELKITRRHKSVDIPQESPNVDVIETNNNIPELSNDTTSDKETGEPTSTELRRTETVEQSVKDEGVESGAESDSSLEWQPVTTIASYDIYDESGNLVLEGMTKPPNSVSVNEQNQPPQTPNSTFGYTKVDGEEQAQRSFMTNKRTDFLFNHKKLGGSNVSLPRSETKSTASTDLKLLSDDDEEDDEEEAIHTKDITTSEQLSVTKELLNEKEKFAYVASVTVLINDMCTWLVSIALSSNNVTSKKKLAKRLQVLQKNMGHWKSLILNRLYTHLDVDPEEIKMLSRLSNDGIELSDLCKCLKVVQRIQNPLPKAEEVPELKTESQSDKGIMNSENLDIDVAWTIICDLFLLLVQDSHYDARSRSLLIRFGELLNIEPIEICQFEKRIIDALELEQCTEDQVWDEKTHMDKRRKAVKRKKMCYIGLATLGGSLVLGLSGGLLAPVIGAGFAAGLSTIGITGAAGFLTGAGGTTVVAVSSTAIGAKIGTSAMQRRMGSVRTFEFRPLHNNRRLNLIISVSGWMNGNEDDVRLPFSTVDPINGDLYSLYWEPDMLRSTGQTMSILASEIVTQTIQQILGATVLTALMAAITLPNMLSKLGYLIDNPWNVSLDRAWAAGLVLADTLMAKNLGDRPITLVGFSLGSRVIYSCLVELAKHGAIGIVENVYLFGSPVVYKRDEMILARSVVSGRFINGYSNRDWILGYLFRATGGGLSTVAGISPIKNIPDIENVDCSEFVDGHMSYRKMMPKILKSVGISVLSEEFVEIDDPIDPEQVARERKLVAELESAQEKLSDQSNSKKKKHKWYSRSSWFKPPKNEWQQMYEQTLKDKTTESSEVGVNAEAKFNSSNEEPINDNDNDNDNDNDNDKLEKESSESAEIPQKNRDHSPNENINV from the coding sequence ATGGCTAAAGGCAAAGAGAAGGATGGGGAGGAGGATCTTGGATTTGCCTTAAAAGAACTCAAGATCACAAGGAGGCACAAATCCGTTGATATCCCGCAAGAGAGTCCCAACGTGGACGTAATAGAGACTAATAACAATATCCCTGAACTTAGTAATGATACTACGTCAGATAAGGAGACTGGTGAACCAACAAGCACAGAGCTACGACGCACTGAGACTGTCGAACAGTCTGTTAAAGACGAAGGAGTTGAGTCAGGTGCGGAATCCGACAGCTCACTCGAATGGCAGCCTGTAACCACAATAGCCTCTtatgatatatatgatgAATCTGGAAATCTTGTTTTGGAGGGTATGACGAAACCCCCAAACTCTGTATCCGTAAATGAACAAAACCAACCACCACAGACACCGAATAGTACATTTGGATATACCAAGGTTGATGGCGAAGAGCAGGCCCAAAGGTCTTTTATGACTAATAAACGTACAgactttttgtttaatcATAAGAAATTAGGAGGATCCAATGTTTCACTTCCTCGTTCGGAGACCAAGAGCACTGCAAGCACTGATCTCAAACTTCTTTCtgacgacgacgaagaggatgacgaagaagaggcAATTCACACAAAGGATATCACAACTTCAGAGCAATTATCCGTAACCAAAGAACTATTgaatgaaaaggaaaaattTGCATATGTTGCTTCCGTTACTGTTCTCATTAATGATATGTGTACTTGGCTTGTTTCTATAGCCTTATCATCCAATAATGTTACGtctaaaaagaagttaGCTAAGAGATTACAAGTATTACAAAAGAATATGGGTCATTGGAAAtcattgatattgaatAGGTTATACACACATTTAGATGttgatccagaagaaatcaaaatgCTCTCAAGACTATCTAATGACGGAATTGAACTTTCTGATTTATGCAAGTGTTTGAAGGTCGTTCAGCGCATTCAAAATCCCTTACCCAAGGCGGAAGAAGTTCCAGAGCTCAAAACTGAATCACAGTCTGATAAGGGTATTATGAATTCTGAGAATTTAGATATTGACGTGGCTTGGACTATTATTTGTGATCTTTTCCTATTGTTAGTACAGGATTCCCATTATGATGCtagatcaagaagtttaCTAATAAGATTTGGCGAACTTTTGAACATAGAACCTATAGAGATTTGTCAATTTGAGAAAAGGATAATCGATGCTCTTGAACTAGAGCAGTGCACAGAGGATCAAGTTTGGGACGAAAAAACTCATATGGATAAAAGAAGGAAAGCTGTCAAACGTAAAAAAATGTGCTATATTGGATTGGCAACCCTAGGAGGATCATTAGTTTTAGGTTTGAGTGGTGGTTTGTTAGCTCCTGTCATTGGTGCGGGTTTTGCAGCAGGGCTATCTACCATTGGTATCACAGGTGCAGCAGGATTTCTTACTGGGGCAGGAGGGACAACTGTTGTTGCGGTGTCAAGTACTGCTATTGGTGCTAAAATCGGTACTTCTGCCatgcaaagaagaatgggaAGTGTGAGGACATTTGAATTTAGACCTTTACACAACAATCGTCGTTTAAATTTAATCATATCTGTATCAGGCTGGATGAACGGTAACGAAGATGATGTCAGATTACCTTTTAGTACCGTAGACCCCATTAATGGGGACTTGTACTCATTATACTGGGAGCCAGACATGCTTCGTTCAACAGGTCAAACAATGAGTATTTTAGCAAGTGAGATTGTTACACAAACAATCCAACAAATTTTGGGTGCTACAGTTTTGACAGCTTTAATGGCTGCTATAACTCTACCCAATATGCTTTCTAAATTAGGATACCTAATTGACAATCCATGGAACGTTTCTCTCGATAGAGCATGGGCTGCTGGGCTGGTTCTTGCAGATACCCTAATGGCAAAAAACCTAGGTGATAGACCAATAACCTTGGTTGGCTTTTCATTAGGTTCTCGTGTTATCTACTCCTGTTTAGTTGAATTGGCTAAACATGGCGCTATAGGAATTGTAGAAAATGTTTACCTCTTTGGATCTCCTGTAGTGTATAAAAGAGATGAAATGATTCTAGCTCGTTCAGTTGTTAGTGGGCGTTTTATCAATGGATATTCTAACAGGGATTGGATTTTAGGGTATCTTTTCAGAGCTACTGGTGGAGGATTAAGTACTGTTGCAGGTATATCACCTATCAAAAATATCCCGGACATTGAAAATGTTGATTGCAGCGAATTTGTTGATGGACATATGAGTTATAGAAAAATGATGCCAAAAATTCTAAAATCTGTCGGAATATCTGTGTTAAGTGAAGAGTTCGTGGAAATCGATGATCCTATCGATCCAGAACAGGTTGCCAGAGAGAGAAAATTAGTGGCAGAGCTTGAATCTGCACAGGAAAAACTTTCTGACCAATCCAActctaagaagaagaagcacaaATGGTATTCCAGAAGTTCATGGTTCAAGCCACCCAAGAACGAATGGCAGCAAATGTATGAGCAAACATTGAAGGATAAAACTACAGAGTCATCAGAAGTGGGAGTAAATGCTGAAGCTAAGTTTAACTCGTCTAATGAAGAGCCAATtaatgacaatgacaatgacaatgacaatgacaatgacaatgacaaattggaaaaagaatCATCAGAATCGGCAGAAATACCCCAGAAAAATAGAGATCATTCtccaaatgaaaatattaatGTATGA
- the RPL22A gene encoding 60S ribosomal protein eL22: MAPNTARKQKITKTFTVDVSSPTENGVFDPASYAKFLIDHIKVDGHVGNLGQAITVEEDGSVVTVVSTTKFSGKYLKYLTKKYLKKNQLRDWIRFVSTKTNEYKLAFYQITPEEEEEDEE; this comes from the exons atggCTCCAAAC ACCGCTAGAAAGCAAAAGATCACCAAGACCTTCACTGTTGATGTCTCTTCTCCAACTGAAAACGGTGTCTTCGACCCAGCTTCTTACGCTAAGTTCTTGATTGACCACATCAAGGTTGACGGTCACGTCGGTAACTTGGGTCAAGCTATCACTGtcgaagaagatggttCCGTTGTTACTGTTGTTTCTACCACCAAGTTCTCTGGTAAGTACTTGAAGTACTTGACTAAGaagtacttgaagaagaaccaattGAGAGACTGGATCAGATTTGTTTCCACCAAGACCAACGAATACAAGTTGGCCTTCTACCAAATcactccagaagaagaagaagaagacgaagaataa
- the SMX3 gene encoding mRNA splicing protein SMX3, which yields MDSDEFKPINPKPFLHQLIDKDVIVSLKFNKMQYKGKLVSVDTYFNLQLTDAEEIVNDVSSGTVGDIFIRCNNVLYVGEDVEKSRKQDAAAVEDVSQNTSSEVEKTEV from the exons ATG GACTCCGATGAATTTAAACCAATCAATCCAAAGCCATTTTTACACCAACTGATAGACAAAGATGTGATAGTAAGTCTaaagttcaacaagatGCAATATAAAGGGAAACTTGTGTCAGTCGATACATATTTCAATCTTCAGTTGACAGATGCAGAAGAGATTGTCAATGATGTTTCAAGTGGTACAGTAGGGGATATATTTATCAGATGTAACAATGTGCTATATGTTGGAGAAGATGTGGAAAAGTCCAGAAAACAAGATGCTGCAGCAGTTGAAGACGTTTCTCAAAACACTAGCTCCGAAGTTGAGAAAACGGAAGTGTAA
- the GAB1 gene encoding GPI-anchor transamidase subunit GAB1: MVSHEWEVIWVCLLSRLAVSYLFPSLQQQLDRTVEFSTPVTSYRSLKEGAYLLGHQLPVYNGGVVHHPPILVSFMAFLQPMEFLVPVLFAAMDTLIACQLMIIARIYRRQLKMDSYIPGILYVLNPMVLLSCVSQSTSLFVNLSICSSLLFAIQKKSLLSAIFIAFAGYLSPYAYLLLIPLASICRSNYVGVVLKSILISILLQLISFELNNGNWNYVTSTYWAMITFSKMTPNLGLWWYFFIEMFEFFIPFFKSVFNIFVVSFIPPFTIRFYEQPIYAFILCLGWLTLTKGYPTLGDGGFFLSFVPFFKPLFGYLRYPVISTLLFIHAIILSPTFYYLWVGLGSGNSNFFYAISLVYALAIASVLVDLVWAMLRIEYDSGKPNLSLKLTQI, from the coding sequence CCTTTTATCTAGGTTAGCTGTGTCGTACCTCTTTCCGTctttgcagcagcagttggACAGGACGGTGGAGTTTTCTACACCTGTCACCAGTTACAGATCATTGAAAGAGGGTGCCTATTTGTTGGGGCATCAATTACCTGTTTATAATGGCGGTGTTGTGCACCACCCTCCAATTTTAGTGTCCTTTATGGCATTTTTACAGCCAATGGAGTTTCTAGTTCCGGTTTTATTTGCTGCTATGGACACACTAATAGCGTGTCAACTAATGATAATTGCGAGAATATATCGTCGGCAGCTAAAAATGGATAGCTATATTCCTGGTATCTTGTATGTTTTGAACCCAATGGTCTTACTCTCGTGTGTTTCGCAGTCAACGTCTCTTTTCGTCAATTTATCAATTTGTTCGTCGTTATTGTTTGcaatacaaaagaagtcatTGCTATCAGCGATATTTATCGCATTTGCTGGTTACTTATCTCCATATGCGTACTTACTTCTGATTCCGTTGGCCAGTATTTGTAGATCAAATTACGTCGGAGTAGTTCTGAAGAGCATACTTATTTCTATTCTGTTGCAATTGATCAGTTTTGAGCTGAACAATGGCAATTGGAACTATGTCACATCCACATATTGGGCTATGATAACATTTAGCAAGATGACTCCAAATTTAGGCTTGTGGTGGTACTTTTTCATTGAGATGTTTGAGTTTTTCAttcccttcttcaaatCAGTATTCAATATTTTCGTCGTTTCATTCATTCCCCCATTCACCATTAGATTCTACGAACAACCTATATATGCATTCATTTTGTGTTTGGGGTGGCTAACACTAACTAAGGGCTACCCAACTTTGGGTGATGGTGGGTTTTTCTTAAGCTTTGTGCCATTTTTCAAACCTCTTTTCGGCTACTTAAGATACCCAGTTATTTCAACGCTCTTATTTATCCATGCAATCATCTTGTCCCCAACATTTTATTATCTATGGGTCGGACTGGGATCAGGTAACAGTAACTTCTTCTATGCTATTTCATTAGTTTATGCTTTGGCAATTGCATCTGTGCTTGTCGACTTGGTATGGGCGATGCTAAGAATTGAATACGACTCTGGCAAACCTAATCTATCTTTGAAACTGACCCAGATATAA